One Nonomuraea angiospora DNA segment encodes these proteins:
- a CDS encoding DUF3159 domain-containing protein: MSAEAEEVAHDTVEAAVRAQLAKAFGGVRGIIEAAIPTIAFTVCWVTTEELKLSLIVSVSIAVVLLLVRIVQRSTPQFVINSLIGIAIGAFFASRTGDAKDYFLPGILWNAGYMVAMLLSIVTRWPVVGFLIGSVTGDPTAWHKDPGIVKLCTRLTWLLLLPCAVRVAVQGPVYWFGGGNEAVAALGVAKIAMGWPLQVAALGAMLWVLGRGRTPIKPPVAPA, from the coding sequence GTGAGTGCTGAGGCGGAAGAGGTCGCCCACGACACCGTTGAGGCGGCGGTGCGAGCCCAGCTCGCCAAGGCGTTCGGCGGGGTGCGCGGCATCATCGAGGCGGCGATCCCCACGATCGCCTTCACGGTGTGCTGGGTCACCACCGAGGAGCTGAAGCTGTCGCTCATCGTGAGCGTCTCGATCGCGGTGGTGCTGCTGCTGGTCAGGATCGTGCAGCGGTCCACGCCGCAGTTCGTGATCAACAGCCTGATCGGCATCGCGATCGGCGCGTTCTTCGCCAGCCGCACCGGCGACGCGAAGGACTACTTCCTGCCCGGCATCCTGTGGAACGCCGGCTACATGGTGGCGATGCTGCTGTCCATCGTCACCCGGTGGCCGGTGGTGGGCTTCCTGATCGGCTCGGTCACGGGCGACCCGACCGCCTGGCACAAGGACCCGGGCATCGTGAAGCTGTGCACCCGGCTGACCTGGCTGCTCCTGCTGCCGTGCGCGGTCCGGGTGGCCGTGCAGGGGCCGGTCTACTGGTTCGGCGGCGGCAACGAGGCGGTCGCCGCCCTCGGCGTGGCCAAGATCGCCATGGGCTGGCCGCTCCAGGTGGCCGCCCTCGGCG
- a CDS encoding OB-fold nucleic acid binding domain-containing protein, producing MSTAEPPKRGGLRGFFSRLASPQSEIEAQELREDADEVGATPIVSCGGRRRFCVAGTLRTVTLRPRGGAPALEAELYDGSDVIDLVWLGRRKIAGIEPGRTVKAEGLVSMQDGRKVMFNPRYELRPGS from the coding sequence ATGAGTACGGCAGAGCCTCCGAAACGCGGGGGATTGCGCGGCTTCTTCAGTCGGCTGGCCTCACCCCAGTCCGAGATCGAGGCCCAGGAACTGCGAGAAGACGCCGACGAGGTGGGTGCCACCCCCATCGTGTCGTGTGGCGGCCGCCGGCGCTTCTGCGTGGCGGGTACGCTACGTACGGTGACACTCCGTCCGAGAGGCGGCGCCCCCGCCCTCGAGGCCGAGCTCTACGACGGGTCCGACGTGATCGACCTGGTCTGGCTCGGCCGCCGCAAGATCGCGGGCATCGAGCCCGGCCGCACGGTCAAAGCCGAGGGCCTGGTCAGCATGCAGGACGGACGCAAGGTGATGTTCAATCCGCGTTACGAGCTGCGCCCAGGGAGTTGA
- a CDS encoding DUF3710 domain-containing protein, with amino-acid sequence MFRRRRREQSEQVVEQDAAAPARDSGPWDADEPHPETDRIDLGGLRLPHNPDFDVRLASVGDQHVGVVVLYEESSLQLQALAAPRSSGLWDEVKTKILAQAQHLEEREGPFGSELRGEMKVEDGSRPARYLGIDGPRWFLLAVISGKAALDEAVAAAYIDFVKDVVVVRGGDPMAREEPIPLRRPNEQPGEQADERPGLNPFKRGPEISEIR; translated from the coding sequence GTGTTCCGACGTCGTCGTCGTGAGCAGTCGGAGCAGGTCGTCGAGCAGGATGCTGCCGCCCCTGCGCGAGATTCCGGCCCGTGGGACGCCGACGAGCCCCACCCGGAGACCGACAGGATCGACCTGGGCGGCCTGCGGCTGCCGCACAACCCCGACTTCGACGTGCGGCTGGCCTCCGTCGGAGACCAGCACGTCGGTGTCGTCGTGCTCTACGAGGAGAGCTCGCTGCAGCTCCAGGCCCTGGCCGCACCGCGCAGCTCGGGCCTGTGGGACGAGGTCAAGACCAAGATCCTGGCCCAGGCGCAGCATCTGGAGGAGCGGGAGGGCCCGTTCGGCAGTGAGCTGAGGGGCGAGATGAAGGTCGAGGACGGCTCCCGTCCCGCCCGATATCTCGGCATCGACGGGCCCCGCTGGTTCCTGCTCGCGGTGATCTCCGGCAAGGCGGCGCTCGACGAGGCCGTGGCGGCGGCGTACATCGACTTCGTCAAGGACGTCGTGGTGGTCCGGGGCGGCGATCCGATGGCCCGCGAGGAGCCCATCCCGCTGCGCCGCCCCAACGAACAACCAGGCGAGCAGGCGGACGAGCGGCCCGGCCTCAACCCGTTCAAACGGGGGCCCGAAATCAGCGAGATTCGCTGA
- the dut gene encoding dUTP diphosphatase, with translation MSNVEVLIQRLDAGLPTPSYAHAGDAGADLYAAEDVELLPGERAVVGTGVAIALPDGYAAFVHPRSGLAAKHGVTLVNAPGTVDAGYRGEIRVTLINTDAKEPFRLQRGDRVAQLVVQRVERAAFHEVERLPGSVRGANGFGSTGR, from the coding sequence TTGAGCAACGTAGAGGTCCTCATCCAGCGGCTCGACGCCGGGCTGCCGACGCCGTCCTACGCCCACGCGGGAGACGCGGGCGCCGACCTCTACGCGGCCGAGGACGTCGAGCTGCTGCCCGGCGAGCGGGCCGTGGTCGGGACGGGCGTCGCGATCGCGCTGCCCGACGGCTATGCCGCGTTCGTCCACCCGAGGTCCGGGCTGGCCGCCAAGCACGGCGTCACGCTGGTCAACGCGCCGGGCACGGTGGACGCGGGCTACCGCGGCGAGATCAGGGTGACGCTGATCAACACCGATGCCAAGGAGCCGTTCCGCCTCCAGCGGGGCGACCGGGTGGCCCAGCTCGTGGTCCAGCGGGTCGAGCGCGCGGCGTTCCACGAGGTGGAGCGCCTGCCGGGTTCGGTGCGCGGCGCCAACGGGTTCGGATCGACAGGACGATGA